One Danio rerio strain Tuebingen ecotype United States chromosome 9, GRCz12tu, whole genome shotgun sequence genomic region harbors:
- the si:ch211-214p13.9 gene encoding cell surface glycoprotein CD200 receptor 1-A isoform X3, protein MFLEGSDVTLWCGNVTNFKWDDLVFVVWNISTQSKKCYIGLSPTLDDTCKDGKSMHNSTDGVSLSISKISMQDEGVYTCDLSYKGGSYSLNISVSVFHLSAQLDPDKKTAVCTARYKNKAPTLHWEPASSVLPNNDGENGASFTIENRVYLKENVNISELVCVATNPSMSSPVQLNATLYSSASGYDKTSLNIKLIAIPLGLVCFILVSLAMVYVLLRKFNSLSTLKMLCCKSKISPPADDKPAQPADVEEVEPYASYIQRVNSIYNSSAELFNA, encoded by the exons ATGTTTTTGGAGGGCAGCGATGTCACTTTATGGTGCGGCAATGTCACTAATTTTAAATGGGATGATTTAGTTTTTGTTGTGTGGAACATCAGCACACAAAGCAAGAAATGTTATATTGGATTGTCCCCCACACTGGACGACACCTGTAAAGATGGAAAGAGTATGCACAATTCTACAGATGGAGTTTCTTTATCAATTTCCAAAATTTCAATGCAAGATGAAGGAGTTTACACCTGTGATTTATCATATAAAGGAGGAAGCTATAGTTTAAACATTTCTGTCAGTG ttttccatCTTTCCGCCCAACTGGACCCAGACAAAAAAACTGCTGTCTGTACGGCcagatataaaaataaagcacCCACTCTTCACTGGGAACCTGCTTCCAGTGTTTTGCCCAATAATGACGGGGAGAATGGTGCGTCTTTTACTATTGAGAATCGAGTGTATCTGAAAGAAAATGTCAACATCAGTGAGCTCGTCTGTGTGGCCACAAACCCATCTATGTCCAGCCCTGTACAGTTAAACGCCACTCTATATTCTTCAGCATCAG GTTATGataaaacatctttaaatatcAAACTCATTGCCATACCATTGGGTTTAGTCTGTTTTATTCTTGTGTCTCTGGCCATGGTTTACGTGCTGCTCAGAAAGTTTAACAGCCTAAG CACGTTGAAGATGCTTTGCTGCAAATCCAAAATCTCACCACCAGCTGACGACAAACCAGCCCAG CCTGCTGACGTGGAAGAAGTTGAACCGTATGCAAGTTACATACAGCGAGTGAATTCCATCTACAACTCCTCAGCTGAACTCTTCAACGCCTGA
- the si:ch211-214p13.9 gene encoding cell surface glycoprotein CD200 receptor 1 isoform X1, with protein MANNRTLTVIVLLSIFMARSHAKGNQQNETQNKASLMEKLTDFKEQMFLEGSDVTLWCGNVTNFKWDDLVFVVWNISTQSKKCYIGLSPTLDDTCKDGKSMHNSTDGVSLSISKISMQDEGVYTCDLSYKGGSYSLNISVSVFHLSAQLDPDKKTAVCTARYKNKAPTLHWEPASSVLPNNDGENGASFTIENRVYLKENVNISELVCVATNPSMSSPVQLNATLYSSASGYDKTSLNIKLIAIPLGLVCFILVSLAMVYVLLRKFNSLSTLKMLCCKSKISPPADDKPAQPADVEEVEPYASYIQRVNSIYNSSAELFNA; from the exons ATGGCAAACAACAGGACATTGACGGTCATCGTGCTCCTAAGCATCTTTATGGCAAGAAGTCACGCAAAGG GAAATCAACAAAATGAAACACAGAATAAAGCTTCTTTGATGGAAAAACTGACAG atttcAAAGAGCAGATGTTTTTGGAGGGCAGCGATGTCACTTTATGGTGCGGCAATGTCACTAATTTTAAATGGGATGATTTAGTTTTTGTTGTGTGGAACATCAGCACACAAAGCAAGAAATGTTATATTGGATTGTCCCCCACACTGGACGACACCTGTAAAGATGGAAAGAGTATGCACAATTCTACAGATGGAGTTTCTTTATCAATTTCCAAAATTTCAATGCAAGATGAAGGAGTTTACACCTGTGATTTATCATATAAAGGAGGAAGCTATAGTTTAAACATTTCTGTCAGTG ttttccatCTTTCCGCCCAACTGGACCCAGACAAAAAAACTGCTGTCTGTACGGCcagatataaaaataaagcacCCACTCTTCACTGGGAACCTGCTTCCAGTGTTTTGCCCAATAATGACGGGGAGAATGGTGCGTCTTTTACTATTGAGAATCGAGTGTATCTGAAAGAAAATGTCAACATCAGTGAGCTCGTCTGTGTGGCCACAAACCCATCTATGTCCAGCCCTGTACAGTTAAACGCCACTCTATATTCTTCAGCATCAG GTTATGataaaacatctttaaatatcAAACTCATTGCCATACCATTGGGTTTAGTCTGTTTTATTCTTGTGTCTCTGGCCATGGTTTACGTGCTGCTCAGAAAGTTTAACAGCCTAAG CACGTTGAAGATGCTTTGCTGCAAATCCAAAATCTCACCACCAGCTGACGACAAACCAGCCCAG CCTGCTGACGTGGAAGAAGTTGAACCGTATGCAAGTTACATACAGCGAGTGAATTCCATCTACAACTCCTCAGCTGAACTCTTCAACGCCTGA
- the si:ch211-214p13.9 gene encoding cell surface glycoprotein CD200 receptor 1-A isoform X2 has translation MANNRTLTVIVLLSIFMARSHAKDFKEQMFLEGSDVTLWCGNVTNFKWDDLVFVVWNISTQSKKCYIGLSPTLDDTCKDGKSMHNSTDGVSLSISKISMQDEGVYTCDLSYKGGSYSLNISVSVFHLSAQLDPDKKTAVCTARYKNKAPTLHWEPASSVLPNNDGENGASFTIENRVYLKENVNISELVCVATNPSMSSPVQLNATLYSSASGYDKTSLNIKLIAIPLGLVCFILVSLAMVYVLLRKFNSLSTLKMLCCKSKISPPADDKPAQPADVEEVEPYASYIQRVNSIYNSSAELFNA, from the exons ATGGCAAACAACAGGACATTGACGGTCATCGTGCTCCTAAGCATCTTTATGGCAAGAAGTCACGCAAAGG atttcAAAGAGCAGATGTTTTTGGAGGGCAGCGATGTCACTTTATGGTGCGGCAATGTCACTAATTTTAAATGGGATGATTTAGTTTTTGTTGTGTGGAACATCAGCACACAAAGCAAGAAATGTTATATTGGATTGTCCCCCACACTGGACGACACCTGTAAAGATGGAAAGAGTATGCACAATTCTACAGATGGAGTTTCTTTATCAATTTCCAAAATTTCAATGCAAGATGAAGGAGTTTACACCTGTGATTTATCATATAAAGGAGGAAGCTATAGTTTAAACATTTCTGTCAGTG ttttccatCTTTCCGCCCAACTGGACCCAGACAAAAAAACTGCTGTCTGTACGGCcagatataaaaataaagcacCCACTCTTCACTGGGAACCTGCTTCCAGTGTTTTGCCCAATAATGACGGGGAGAATGGTGCGTCTTTTACTATTGAGAATCGAGTGTATCTGAAAGAAAATGTCAACATCAGTGAGCTCGTCTGTGTGGCCACAAACCCATCTATGTCCAGCCCTGTACAGTTAAACGCCACTCTATATTCTTCAGCATCAG GTTATGataaaacatctttaaatatcAAACTCATTGCCATACCATTGGGTTTAGTCTGTTTTATTCTTGTGTCTCTGGCCATGGTTTACGTGCTGCTCAGAAAGTTTAACAGCCTAAG CACGTTGAAGATGCTTTGCTGCAAATCCAAAATCTCACCACCAGCTGACGACAAACCAGCCCAG CCTGCTGACGTGGAAGAAGTTGAACCGTATGCAAGTTACATACAGCGAGTGAATTCCATCTACAACTCCTCAGCTGAACTCTTCAACGCCTGA